Sequence from the Carassius auratus strain Wakin unplaced genomic scaffold, ASM336829v1 scaf_tig00039398, whole genome shotgun sequence genome:
aaatcactgaattatgaaatgcaaaagtgtgtacggtatttttctataaccgttacaaaagtgagaacgtcgtagttctcaaatgtgtttgtattacaacggtagcccatctaacaaatctggagaagtggagaagcaaagatgtttagcacatacgcACGTACacaagagatgttgctttatttgaatcgaagaagatggccgtaggaactgataacattctttaatgtcgtcgtgtcgtgttttgtcaaaataataaaaaagtttgggcaaatgtttaataatttttcttaaatgaatagaatgcgctcaccccgctctctttcccacgcgagagttagcatgaacttacaggagtcttaaaacaaaatgtgaattgtgtcatcggctatccgaacacgatgagtaaatctaacggagtaataaaaatatcatttacaaatcaacatttaacaaaaaaaaaaaaaaaaaatactttaacaattatattctgaattctatatgcgttgtatacgttagttttcttgctatactctctttcttagtggtttggtcgctcgaatacacaaaaggttatggataaaatgtatctcacaagagtgtggaaactttaacgcgCTCAAACGTaaacgagtgtaccgtttgatttgtttaggttgtaatagtttaaagtgtaaaacagctagacttaatttttgcttcgatgcttcatgctatcacacttttggacagacacaaagttgagctaaaataaatatctcgaagagaaaaactgtaacttaatttcttaattttcatttattcctattacgatgacgccgcacaaagatcgcataaaaacctaggatccgacaaacaaattgtgaacggacctCCGAAATCTTGATAGGGCTAAATCTCGAGGtgttagatgtgaaacacccttgaatcataatctgttggcatctacaaaacagtcaaagtgtatgttttctgttctaggtaagaacatttacaccgagtgttataggccgggtaaataatttgaaaatagtatttctgtcgaatgagaaaagttcagcgtacatttaaaaaaaaattctgatgtagaaattatgtttcagccaaacacatccaaagagaaagagttttctactcgtgtgagaaaagcactcgggtggataaattatatgaagagaccatagacggtgtgccttgctttagtgacacacaatgtgtttaaacacatttcaaattgtgggtgtaattattttagtgactttaagcaagatgtatttttgttattttacagtacgcgtacaatctacaggatagaaggatggggatacagtaaaatacaactataaactttaagaaaagttaactttcattacactattgtaaagggatcttacagtaggctaaatgaaaagcactacgtaataaggctgaagggcaaacaactgatggaaaacacacgttggggggatactgtcggttaaatatattgttttaaataaggatttaaatacaaaagtaagtacttttaatacaaaacatataaaatagaactacagcctgttagatgtacaggcggtcatttcaatatttttgcttttaaatggaggtattttgggacggctaagcagagggcctgcaaatgtctttcctgctctgtgtctgaaagtaccgtagatatgtgaaaggtttacgactgtagcaacgcacataaattacatctctaggacgcgtgggtctttcctgaaccatctttaatggttgaatacgatcgagggtctttcttctataagataaagcaacttcatctaaacttcacagtctatactgtgacaaacaaacgagctcctcagcatagatttaaagcaaaatcaatattttaagttttatttttaaaaaacatacagaaagactttggcttcatgtttcattgtgtgtgtgtgtttgtgtgagagagagagagagagggagagggaaagggagagagaaagagagagtgtgtgtgtgtgtgtgtgtgtgtgtgtgcgtgtgtgtgtgtgtgtgtgtgtgtgtgtgtgagagagagatagagagagagagagagagagagtgtgtgtgtgagagagagaggggggggggagagagtgtgtgtgtgtgtgtgtgtgtgtgggtgtgaggtagagagagatagagagagagagagagatggtatgaaaactttgaaaatgttgctaaaaataagaactttaaagaatctaaagtgattaatgcatgatgcatctaatataatataatcatatatatgatatatgatataatatgatataaataattttttattatataatattatataaaatattttaggtaatacatatcatcattttgttgaattaagaatcaacggacatcagatgtactgggggtactgattattaaaaaacattacattaatgttagctttgaaataatgtacaccattctaTGTACACCATTCTATCCATTCTAATGTACACTTTGATCATgtggtctggaactccaccctcgcctgcgcggggtgtgtgtgaagcagcccctcgggtctcacatacatttcactacgaggacctgtgagattctgtttatgatttaatcatttttatgttattttataagtcgtattattttattttggggatatttcattaatgtttggacatctctcaccggtctaaaactgtaagggataattttttatatgtatcatcagaaatgtttattgtatatatactatgctatcacatttaaaataagttatcttttaaaaaaaagaagagtatggtgtgttttttaagtttgattaacttatattttgaatactttttttgtttaatgaattgctttaggatgatgatgtcattatataattatttattttcatattctttaacccctggagactgagtgggttttgggggactggagatattttggcagccctcagacgttggtgtttttcattatcctaaaacgtattagtggctaaaagtctgaatatcccataatatgtgatcagcatgattgtacatgtctgtaattttgagaaggctgcgtttatgattagtttttgtttaaaatatgtttaaaatgtgtttgtatatgttgtataagtattgattgaatacatgattaaaaaaaatgtatgataaaattatttgttttggtttagtaacatgtctgttactgcaatgtgttttataaaaacgatgaatacttgtttaaaatgtatgttccggtttagtaacatgccgtcgtatataatttaatattgtttaaaatagagataagtctctttttaacttgatatgtccacgcgtatgtccggtttatcagaatacaaatttgtatagtggatattatagtgatacaTCGAGGTACCGGTGGTTTAAAAcctaaattttattaaaaatgtacgtGCATACAGCATTTTATTGTGTGGTGGTGGTagggtgtacggttaaaataaataattatactaataattatataatactaCCGTTTACTACCTTGGTAGGTTTAGGGCTGATACAATAATCATTCATATGGCGTGCGTATGAATTCCACCGGAGGAAGCCGTTTCACTAAGACCGGTAGACCCGTGCATTCCTAACCGGGAGCGCTTACACCCCCCGCGATGTCGTGTTCATAGGCGACAAACGGATAACGCGGAGGCAAAACGTCGATTTAACGGAGCAGAATAGTATTTTCTGAAATCCTATACATAGCATTGAAGCAGGCAAAACTAAGCGCGCGTCAACCGGACGTCGtcgtcttttcaaaataaaaaagtattttcacaggatgtcgtcatattttcaaaataaaagtattttttcatacaaaacagtCTGGCGGTTATTGGGACATTAGACGCGGAGATATTAAGTCCAATAACACATACTTTATAGTGTTAAAATATCTCTATCAGCAGATGAGATAAAGCAGTAGATAAAATACAGGAATGacatgaaatatggtttaaagacgccatagactgtaaaaatagcataacaggttttgatcaattatatatttttttccgatcctggtaaaatgtatatttttagtgatgaacaaaactaatgtaaatgttttgttttatactgtTTGTGACTGTATAATGTGAATGAAGgactgagagggagagagaggggtacaaagagatgctagccgctcgcccaccgtaattcatagatgcacccgtcagaaaactgtcaaaaacatggtactcccgcgtgagatacgtttggttttaattaaaaagtggctttgaagatattatgattggttagtaaactcggacgagtgtgcactgtggcgtgcaagCACAGGGACCTTCAGCTCTCTGAAAACACCTCAtttctgctctctaaaaaaaaatggatcttgttttatctgaaacagtcagtttcagtatatttttatacagtttcatttataaccttttttaaaagaacagaatgttttttcagCCTTAGTtcaattgtttttagattatgtatattatataaattatataatgttttatatatatataaatgtgaaataactaaaatgtgttttagattatataaattatatgttttatacagtttcatttataaccttttttaaaagaacagaatgttttttcagCCTTAGTtcaattgtttttagattatgtatattatataaattatataatgttatatatatatatataaatgtgaaataactaaaatgtgttttagattatataaattatatgttttatatatataaatgtgaaataattaaaatgtgttttagattatataaattatataatgttttatatatataaatgtgaaataattaaaatgtgttttagattatataaattatataactgaaatgtttttcaacctttaattgttttatatatataaattataggatgttttatatatatatataaaatgtagaacacaccgaccccatttatacaccgctcataaacgtaatgggagggggagaagccgtataaccacacacacacacacacacacataaccgtataactgtgataaacttcaaacaagctaactgacacagacTACAAACAAGCTATCTGGCacagacttcaaacaaactaacggtcaatagggtaaaactttctgtcaaaagcacatgatcgatgcgtggggagtctttcatcttacgtttaaactagccgtcaaaaccatgatttagaactaactaggtcaatagggtaaaactttctgtcaaaaccgcatgatcgatgcttgcaaaggtcataggttaacccttgaagccggaaagttccgcccatccatcatagggttaccggaagttcaacctgtcaaaaggtcaaaggtcaaagtcataaatcatcatgacagaacGTGTAGTATAATAACTActtgcatcaaactaagattgatatctgatcacttctgtattttctttgatatattgatctctgctaccactgagtCTAGATCTGTCTCTGCCAGAAGGAGATgtataaacgagaacacaagtgtactatttatggaggctatatctttaacaccaagcatttctgcagactctgttgatattctccttgattcctttaactcgaaagttaagaatgttattgatgatattgcttcAATAATAGtgagtaagaaaacaaacagacagaaatcagtttggaggagacatttccaaactccctaaaaactgcagaaaaagaccaatcttgataacaccattttgagcaattttagaccaatatctaatcttccttttataggcaaaattatagaaaatgtagtttttaatcagctgaacaaatacttaaactcaaatggataactggacaattttcaatctggtttccgaccgcatcacagtacagagacagcactcattaagataataaatgatattcgcttaaattgtgactctggcaaaatatgggtgctggtattgctagatctcagtgctgcgtttgacactgtcgatcataacacactactagagagactggaaaactgggtcgggctttctgggatggtactcaaatggttcaggtcatacttagaagggagaggctattatgtgagtataggagagcataagtctaagtggacgtccatgacatgtggagtcccacaagggtcagttcttgcaccgctcttgtttagcctgtatatgctcccactaagtcaaataatgagaaagaaccaaattgcatattacagctatgctgatgataccccgatttacctagccttatctccaaatgactacagccccattgactccctctgccagtGCATTGATGAAactaatagttggatgtgccagaactatcttcagttaaataagtaaaaaaactgaagtcattgcatttggaaacaaagatgaagtgttcaaggtgaatgcataccttgactcaaggggtcaaacaactaaaaatcaagtcaggaatcttggtgtgattctggagacagaccttagtttcagtagtcatgtcaaagctgtaactaaatcagcatactatcatttaaaaaacatcgcaagaattagatgttttgtttccagtcaagacttggagaaacttgttcatgcctttatcaccagcagggtggactattgtaatgggctcctcaccggccttccccaaaagaccattagacagctgcagctcatccagaacgctgctgccaggattctgactagaaccagaaaatctgagcatatcacaccagtcctcaggtccttatactggcttccagttacatttaggattgattttaaagtacttttactcgtatataagtcactaaatgacctagaaCCGATATATATTCCAGgtatggcacacacacacacacacacacagacagagaatgTTGTTTACTCTCTGAAGCGCGTTGGCGTCCTCTAGTGGTCAGAACTCCGCTGCTGTCCCGTGAACGgatcttttttaaaattataatttttttttttttttttttgtttaactaaCAGAAATAACTCCTATTTCAGTCCTTTTCATTACTCATGACTCATTTCTCCTTAGCAGGAAACAGTCTACACCAACATCATCTCAGAATAACCAGGAACTCATGATCGAGCACATTATGAATTCATTTCGGAGATATTCTGATCTAAATCAGAAGTCAAATATATGTTATTCAGTTGATTTAATGAAAATAGAATCAATATAATCTGACACACAAGCGTTCAGACACAGGGAGAGTGTTTCGGAGAGTAACTTCCGGTCTCACCTGCGCAGGTGTGACAGACTCTTCAGTAACATGGAGGACTAAATCAAACCCTAAACCGATATCTGCTCGAGAACTGCTCAGATCCGCTCAGAATCCCTCGCATGTCTTCATTAATCTCCAGTTTTGTGTCATGGATGTCATCAGGAGCTGCTCGAAACGAGTTTTATCGCGTGTGTTCGTCGCGTTCGGTGAGTTCTGGCTTTATCTGTTCGCTCGGGTTTGAAACGGAATAAACAGTTTGAAGAACTTTAATAAACGGGTTTTAGGGGGTTTATCGCTTCTTAAAGGCTATAAACGAGGAACTCGGTGTCACTTGAGATACTTTGAGTTTGTTTTGCTTTCAGTTCGAGTGAAAACACGCGAGCTAAAGAGCTGTCAATCATCTTCCGTGTTTAGGCCTAGATATCATAACTCCGATCTGAAGACCAGAAACCGCTTCTCTGAGTCCCGAGATTACTGGATACACATCTAACACTCGGATCATATGATCTTATGATAGTATTTTAACTGTTTAATGCCCTGCTGTCATTAGCATATGGCTGTTAATCAGAACGAGTGTTTCACATTACTTTGGCTTcgtcaatattaaataaaaggaaAGGACTAGAACATATCGAGATGTTTGTAAAGGAGCTCAGACCTGCATGTTTATGAAAGtatgatatatttttataatcaCACTTCATTCACTGGTTACGTGTGATGTTTGTGACAGTTTATTTCAACATCACTAGGGTTGTACACTGAACGTCATGAGACTGAACACACTCTTTACATGAGGTGAGACGTGAGCAGGCGTTTGACGTCACGCGGTGAGAAGTGACGTCATCAGATGATCTGGAGCTGTGATGCGGTTTTATTTTCTGGTTCTTCCATCATCAATGTTTCTGGAGGTTATGCTCATACTGTCCTGCCTGATGCTTGACCACTTAGTTTTAGAACTtagtaatgcattattattttttgtttatttgcataaAAAGGTAGATTGGTCTAATTTGAATCCAGAAAGTATGGCTGATTATTGCTTGGCTAGCTGCTAGTTGGTCAGAGTAGTTATAAAGACTCTGTTACATAACTGTGTGAACTGAATTAACTCTGCTAGCTCATGAACTGCTGTAGTGATTGATATGATATCAGGGTTGAATTTGCAGATTATGATTTTTATTGTTATGAGAAACTGAACATCAGATATGAGAGATATCTACTTCATAAGCTGCAGCATTTACAACATAAACGCTTACACTAATGAACTACACTacaacagagtgtgtgtgtgtgtgtgtgcgcgcgtgtgtgttctgttttaatattgtttaaaatataatttatttctgtgatgctccgctgtattttcagcatcattacttcttcagtgtcacatgatcttcagaaatcatgaaaatatactgatttattattcaaattatcaatgttggaaacttTTTAGAAACTGTGATACAACTGAGTAAacagtgaagtgtgtgtgtgtgtgtgtcagtgctgtGCAGGAGTGTGTGCTGTATCTCAGTCGTGGCTCCAGCAGAGGTCAGTGTGGTCAGAGGATCCACCGTCACCCTGACCTGCTCCTTCAGCTCCTCCAGCAGAATCACCAGCCGCATGTCCATCGACTGGACCTTCAGACCCGAGAGCGGCGGGCCGGCCATCACGGTGAGTACATCTCCAGCCGTGGTCAGGAACCAGTGGTCAGGGTGTGTGACTGATGAGTGACCCCTGGTGCAGTGTGACATGTGTTTCAGCTGTTCTCGTGGTCTGGTGTTAGTTGTGATCCCCTTCACAGACGATCGGACCGAGGCTAATCATTCCCTGAAGTCCTTGtgctgaagaaaagaaaagtgttgTTTTTGAGCCGTGTTCTGTTCCTCTGCAGATCTTTCACTTCTCGTCTCAGGCGTATCTGCCGGAGGATGATTATTTTAAGGGTCGTGTGATGTGGGCCGGCAGCCCGTCGCGGGGCGAAGCATCGATCCAGCTGCTGAACACCTCTCTCACTGATAACGGCACGTACACCTGCGCCGTACGCAACCCCCCCGACGTGCACGGACACCCGGCCCAGACCGTCCTCACCGTCACACCCCAGAGTGAGACACACATCACCCCGAGTCTGCACTCAACACTGAGGCTTTCCTTGAGAACGAAGCACATTTGAACTAAACTGATCTGAATAATTTAACTGTTTATTCACTGTGGTGTGATAGTGAGGTTCAGCCGGACGCAGTGTGAGATCTGACTCTGTGTTTGTGTCAGGACGCTCGCTGACGTTCACAGATGTGGGTGTGCTGCTGGTGTTTGTTCTGGGTCCGTCAGGAATCATCACGCTGGTGCTGCTGGGACGAGTCCTGTGTCCGTGCGGCTCTGTGTCCGAGAAGCGTCCCGCCGCCGCCCATCACTCGCCCATCGAGGAGGTCACTGGGTAAGAGCTGGTGTGCAGGAGTCCAGCGGTTCAGATGTTAGATGAGAgtgatgactgtgtgtgtgttcacagagaGGAGTACTTCTACATCCAGACACCGCAGAAACACCGTCTGTGCTGCTGCTACTTCAAGGTAAACCTCCGTCTCCAAACTGAACTGAGCGTCTTCATATCTGATTAGCCTAGCAACACTCATACCgttactgaactgaactgaattaaaaaaaa
This genomic interval carries:
- the LOC113083899 gene encoding myelin protein zero-like protein 3; translation: MDVIRSCSKRVLSRVFVAFVLCRSVCCISVVAPAEVSVVRGSTVTLTCSFSSSSRITSRMSIDWTFRPESGGPAITIFHFSSQAYLPEDDYFKGRVMWAGSPSRGEASIQLLNTSLTDNGTYTCAVRNPPDVHGHPAQTVLTVTPQRRSLTFTDVGVLLVFVLGPSGIITLVLLGRVLCPCGSVSEKRPAAAHHSPIEEVTGEEYFYIQTPQKHRLCCCYFKDYEYEDEYMMDEKPHEHTFTESQC